A portion of the Nitrospira defluvii genome contains these proteins:
- a CDS encoding putative toxin-antitoxin system toxin component, PIN family: MSGLLSAAGPPARIIQAVLQRRLISVMSPETFAELEAVLRRPKLQRAFTRAGVNITSFLTTIQAEVQFVDPHPTNTPLRDAHDRPFLDLMATTPPPKYFVTGDKDFEASHYSGVPVISAAEFARLLAQR, translated from the coding sequence GTGTCCGGTCTGCTATCCGCCGCAGGGCCTCCTGCACGGATCATCCAAGCCGTCCTACAGCGTCGCCTCATCTCTGTCATGAGCCCTGAGACCTTCGCGGAACTGGAAGCCGTCTTGCGGCGCCCAAAACTCCAGCGAGCGTTTACTCGGGCGGGGGTGAATATCACGAGCTTTCTGACGACCATCCAAGCTGAAGTGCAGTTCGTCGATCCCCATCCCACTAACACCCCTCTGCGCGATGCGCATGATCGACCGTTCCTCGATCTCATGGCGACCACACCCCCGCCCAAATACTTCGTCACCGGGGATAAGGATTTCGAGGCCTCACACTACAGCGGAGTGCCGGTCATTTCAGCCGCCGAGTTTGCCCGCCTGCTCGCACAGCGATAA
- a CDS encoding helix-turn-helix domain-containing protein, with amino-acid sequence MLTVKELSAWLNIKPSTLYLWASQNKIPCRRIHGLLRFEPEAIQAWLNGFAATPTHRPPCVPRHKAGDVDHLIVEAKRAIYTPRHGETRPTASPLGKENNDGAR; translated from the coding sequence ATGCTTACCGTCAAAGAACTCTCCGCTTGGCTCAACATCAAGCCGTCCACACTGTATCTCTGGGCCTCACAGAATAAGATTCCCTGTCGTCGTATTCATGGCCTCCTCAGATTTGAACCTGAGGCCATCCAGGCTTGGCTGAACGGCTTTGCTGCCACACCCACTCACAGGCCTCCTTGCGTGCCTCGCCACAAAGCTGGTGACGTAGACCACCTGATTGTGGAGGCTAAACGTGCCATCTATACTCCTCGCCACGGGGAAACCAGACCAACAGCGAGCCCTCTTGGAAAGGAGAACAACGATGGGGCTCGTTAA
- the hslV gene encoding ATP-dependent protease subunit HslV, whose protein sequence is MRIRSTTVLCVRRGNQVTMGCDGQVTVGTTVMKHNARKMRRMHNDAVLSGFAGATADAFTLFEKFEAKLAEYRGNLTRAAVELAKDWRTDRVLRRLEALLAVADRDHSFIISGTGDVVEPEDGILAIGSGGPYALAAARALLGHSELAAEQIVRESLLIAGGIDIYTNQQIVLESLSR, encoded by the coding sequence ATGAGGATTCGATCGACGACGGTGTTATGTGTCAGGCGGGGCAATCAGGTGACGATGGGGTGTGACGGGCAAGTCACGGTCGGGACGACGGTGATGAAACATAATGCCAGGAAAATGCGACGGATGCATAACGATGCGGTCTTGTCCGGATTTGCCGGTGCGACGGCGGATGCCTTTACCCTGTTCGAGAAATTTGAAGCCAAATTGGCTGAGTATCGGGGCAACCTCACCAGAGCCGCCGTTGAATTAGCCAAAGACTGGCGCACGGATCGAGTCTTGCGCCGCCTGGAGGCGCTGTTGGCCGTGGCGGATCGTGATCATTCCTTCATTATTTCCGGTACCGGCGATGTCGTTGAGCCGGAGGACGGCATTCTCGCGATTGGCTCGGGTGGGCCCTATGCACTGGCTGCTGCCCGCGCGTTGTTGGGACATTCTGAGCTGGCCGCCGAACAGATTGTCCGGGAATCGCTCTTGATTGCCGGGGGGATCGACATTTATACCAACCAGCAGATTGTGCTCGAATCGCTGTCACGTTAG
- a CDS encoding DUF2188 domain-containing protein, whose product MANLKKFSLTFDQKNDDWALKNLDSGRTLRRFDTKADATKGGVLKNVIGVEGGSVKIHKVNGRFDEERTFPGSKDPHSSKG is encoded by the coding sequence ATGGCAAACTTAAAGAAATTCTCGCTCACGTTTGATCAGAAAAATGATGATTGGGCGCTAAAGAATCTTGATAGCGGTAGAACTTTACGCCGTTTCGATACCAAGGCGGATGCTACCAAAGGAGGTGTTTTGAAAAATGTAATCGGAGTCGAAGGCGGTTCAGTAAAAATTCATAAAGTGAATGGAAGATTTGACGAGGAGCGCACATTTCCAGGGAGCAAAGACCCACATTCGTCCAAGGGGTGA
- the trmFO gene encoding methylenetetrahydrofolate--tRNA-(uracil(54)-C(5))-methyltransferase (FADH(2)-oxidizing) TrmFO, whose translation MREDIVIIGGGLAGSEAAWQAAHRGAKVTLYEMRPKEMTKAHKTGDLAELVCSNSLGSVDPLNAPGILKAEMRHLNSLVIRAAEEARVPAGSALAVDREIFARAITQALEGHPNIRIIREEVTEIPADAVTIIATGPLTSEKLSKAIAELTHERHLYFFDAISPIIDAESINMDIVYRASRYGKGGADYLNCPLDEAAYNALYDAMMTAEKVQPKEFEKVPYFESCIPIEVMAERGRQTMQFGPLKPVGLEDPKTGKRPYAVVQLRTENVHGTCYNMVGFQTKLTYPEQRRVFRLIPGLEQAEFLRLGSLHRNTFINSPQLLRETLQLKSRGTVFFAGQLVGVEGYTESAAMGGLAGINVARGVAGQPLVTPPPTSAHGCLVAHLTKSDPAHFQPMNTNFGLFPPLSAKTRDKDQKRRLIQQRAVEDFDAWIAQSGLS comes from the coding sequence ATGCGTGAAGACATCGTCATCATCGGCGGCGGTCTGGCCGGCTCGGAAGCGGCCTGGCAGGCGGCACATCGCGGGGCCAAGGTGACGCTCTACGAAATGCGTCCGAAGGAGATGACCAAGGCTCATAAAACGGGCGATTTGGCGGAGCTGGTCTGCTCGAATTCCCTCGGTTCCGTCGATCCGTTGAACGCTCCAGGCATTTTGAAGGCCGAGATGCGTCACCTGAACTCCCTGGTGATTCGTGCCGCCGAGGAGGCGCGCGTGCCGGCCGGTTCGGCATTGGCGGTGGATCGCGAGATCTTCGCGCGTGCCATCACGCAGGCGCTGGAAGGGCATCCCAATATTCGGATCATCCGCGAAGAGGTAACGGAAATCCCTGCAGATGCTGTCACAATCATTGCGACCGGCCCGTTAACCTCTGAAAAATTATCGAAGGCCATCGCCGAATTGACCCATGAGCGGCACCTCTATTTCTTTGACGCGATCTCGCCCATTATCGATGCTGAGTCCATCAATATGGACATCGTGTACCGGGCATCGCGGTATGGAAAAGGCGGCGCGGATTATCTGAATTGCCCGCTCGACGAAGCCGCATACAACGCCCTGTATGACGCGATGATGACGGCTGAAAAGGTGCAGCCAAAAGAGTTCGAGAAGGTTCCCTATTTCGAAAGCTGCATTCCCATCGAGGTCATGGCAGAACGGGGCCGACAGACCATGCAATTCGGGCCGCTCAAGCCGGTTGGGTTAGAAGATCCGAAAACCGGGAAGCGTCCCTATGCGGTCGTACAATTGCGAACCGAAAATGTCCACGGGACCTGCTACAACATGGTGGGATTCCAGACGAAACTCACCTATCCGGAACAGCGGCGGGTGTTTCGTCTCATTCCCGGACTGGAGCAGGCTGAGTTTCTGCGCCTGGGAAGCCTACACCGCAACACCTTCATCAACTCACCTCAATTGTTGAGGGAGACGCTCCAGCTCAAGAGCCGCGGTACCGTCTTTTTTGCCGGCCAATTAGTGGGAGTCGAAGGGTATACCGAGTCTGCGGCCATGGGTGGGCTTGCCGGCATCAACGTCGCCCGGGGGGTGGCCGGGCAACCTCTCGTGACTCCCCCGCCCACCAGTGCGCACGGGTGCCTGGTCGCGCATCTCACCAAGAGCGATCCGGCGCATTTTCAACCGATGAACACCAACTTCGGACTCTTCCCGCCCCTCTCCGCTAAGACGCGCGACAAGGATCAGAAGCGGCGTCTCATCCAGCAACGAGCCGTTGAGGATTTTGACGCATGGATCGCGCAGTCCGGGCTTTCCTAG
- a CDS encoding tyrosine recombinase XerC, with the protein MDRAVRAFLDVLVVQDGASPQTIRAYESDLAQFQAFAGARAQSRGRVPLESIDAALIREFLAARDRQGDKKTSLARKLACLRSFFRYQVKVGRLPISPAEDVRAPKLPKPLPQVLTKDEAGALMELPEGPQGETLRDRAILETLYSTGARVSELVGMNYEDLSRSEGVVRVRGKGRKERVIPISQLALDAIDAYHAQVGVAPGASARRPSDAGAVFRNHRGGRLTTRTVARIVGKYSRQLAGGAIHPHTLRHSFATHLLDEGADLRAIQEMLGHVSLSTTQRYTHLATDQLLALYDRTHPRAVNPGEASVVAKQKRTR; encoded by the coding sequence ATGGATCGCGCAGTCCGGGCTTTCCTAGACGTCCTGGTGGTGCAGGACGGCGCCTCTCCCCAGACCATTCGTGCGTATGAGTCCGACTTGGCTCAGTTTCAAGCTTTTGCCGGCGCGCGGGCACAATCTCGTGGGAGGGTGCCCCTCGAGTCGATTGATGCGGCGTTGATTCGTGAGTTTCTCGCCGCCCGGGATCGTCAGGGGGACAAGAAGACGTCGTTGGCGAGAAAATTAGCCTGTCTGCGGAGTTTCTTTCGTTACCAGGTAAAGGTCGGCCGGCTTCCGATCAGTCCCGCCGAGGATGTACGCGCGCCGAAGCTGCCCAAACCTCTTCCTCAGGTTCTGACGAAGGATGAGGCCGGAGCTCTGATGGAACTCCCCGAGGGGCCGCAAGGGGAGACCTTGCGGGATCGTGCCATCCTCGAAACCCTCTATTCGACGGGTGCGCGTGTCAGTGAGCTGGTCGGGATGAATTACGAAGATCTCTCGCGAAGTGAAGGCGTGGTGCGCGTTCGCGGCAAGGGCCGGAAGGAGCGTGTGATTCCCATCAGCCAGCTGGCGCTTGACGCCATTGATGCCTACCATGCGCAGGTCGGCGTAGCGCCCGGAGCCTCTGCCCGACGACCCTCTGATGCAGGTGCCGTGTTTCGTAATCACCGCGGGGGGCGGTTGACCACCAGAACGGTAGCCCGCATTGTGGGGAAATATTCCCGGCAGCTTGCCGGGGGAGCGATTCATCCGCACACTTTGCGACACTCCTTTGCCACGCATCTCCTGGATGAAGGCGCCGATCTCCGTGCCATTCAGGAAATGTTGGGACACGTGTCGCTCAGCACCACTCAGAGGTACACGCATCTTGCGACAGACCAGTTACTCGCGTTATACGATCGCACCCATCCTCGTGCCGTCAATCCGGGGGAGGCGAGTGTGGTGGCCAAGCAGAAGAGGACCCGATGA
- a CDS encoding replication initiation factor domain-containing protein, translating to MDSAFTLTIDWLAFTVLASNPQETMKVLGGDWSRAKGGFRGYPLSWIRVDGLRGVGKLGTNAPRRPNEIHVDLSGGLASALTRDQIRTLLQWVHKQQGHVTRIDCALDDRAGTVPVSTIREAVAAGQCVTRAAQVRHIVSNLMHGTGATTGETMYFGSPQSQTLLRIYDKRLELQSKGQEHYQDYGTRWELELKKDRAEQCARALATLDEADWKELVVGLLRSYVDFRQIPKDAEDEERYRAPVLEWYALLTEGFQKGRLAQEKQVQTLQNVKRWVSDTLTPMLAVICATPGGEEWLLNEIVRGIARWKDRHRNLLKQPPTRFHRSAGGHAGSPC from the coding sequence ATGGATTCTGCATTCACCCTCACGATTGATTGGCTCGCCTTTACGGTCCTGGCCAGTAACCCCCAAGAGACCATGAAGGTCCTCGGCGGAGATTGGAGTCGAGCCAAAGGCGGGTTCCGAGGGTACCCCTTATCATGGATACGGGTAGACGGCCTGCGCGGAGTCGGCAAACTGGGCACCAATGCCCCTCGTCGTCCGAATGAAATCCATGTGGATCTGTCGGGCGGCCTGGCGTCCGCCCTGACACGGGATCAAATCCGAACTCTTTTGCAATGGGTGCATAAGCAGCAAGGACACGTCACGCGCATTGATTGCGCCCTGGATGATCGAGCGGGTACGGTCCCGGTCAGCACGATTCGAGAGGCCGTCGCTGCCGGTCAGTGTGTGACCCGTGCCGCGCAAGTCCGGCATATCGTCTCGAACCTGATGCATGGCACCGGGGCGACCACCGGCGAAACGATGTACTTCGGGAGTCCGCAGAGTCAGACACTCTTGCGCATTTATGACAAGCGCCTCGAACTCCAGAGCAAAGGACAAGAGCACTATCAGGACTACGGGACTCGGTGGGAACTGGAACTCAAGAAGGACCGGGCCGAACAGTGTGCCCGAGCATTGGCCACGTTAGACGAAGCCGATTGGAAGGAGTTGGTGGTCGGCTTACTTCGCTCGTATGTGGACTTCCGGCAGATCCCGAAGGATGCCGAGGATGAGGAACGGTACCGGGCTCCAGTCTTGGAGTGGTACGCCCTCCTGACGGAGGGATTTCAGAAGGGGCGATTGGCCCAGGAGAAGCAGGTGCAGACCCTGCAAAACGTAAAACGATGGGTGAGTGACACCCTGACGCCGATGTTGGCGGTGATTTGTGCCACCCCTGGAGGGGAAGAATGGCTACTGAACGAAATTGTCAGGGGCATTGCTCGGTGGAAAGACCGACACCGCAATTTGCTCAAGCAACCACCCACTCGGTTTCACCGGTCTGCCGGCGGTCACGCCGGCAGCCCATGTTAG
- a CDS encoding Rap1a/Tai family immunity protein translates to MVRIKILITIAILSSNILSDASAYFYDGNQLIPMMREGERAERSENGADYLKASRFMGYVTGVADALGTSVCLPDNVTIAQLGAVVTKYLNEHPDQWHLTGSHLIESALRTIFPCKQ, encoded by the coding sequence ATGGTCCGGATCAAGATATTGATAACCATTGCGATATTAAGTTCAAACATCCTCTCAGACGCTTCGGCTTACTTCTATGATGGCAATCAACTCATACCGATGATGCGTGAAGGAGAAAGAGCCGAGCGCTCTGAAAATGGGGCTGATTATTTGAAAGCGTCGAGATTTATGGGGTACGTCACGGGGGTTGCTGATGCCTTGGGCACGTCGGTATGTCTTCCTGATAATGTCACGATTGCTCAACTCGGGGCTGTGGTAACGAAGTATTTGAATGAACATCCAGATCAGTGGCATTTGACGGGCAGTCACCTTATTGAGAGTGCGCTTCGAACCATCTTTCCCTGCAAACAATGA
- a CDS encoding tyrosine-type recombinase/integrase, with translation MGLVKRGNIWWMNIVFQGKRIRRSTGSSNRALADAIMAKVKVQLIEGQYFDRAEEQSRTFAELMDRFEREHLVKLASRQTGQAFLKRFRAFFGDRTLGEITPKLIVEYKSRRYAAGVKPASINRELTCLRKAFSLAKREWEWCRDNPVSRVSLEKGVTKRDRWLMEDEEARLLDACPSWLRELVVFALHSGMRLGEILSLTWNGVDLFRKTATVFESKNGERRTVPLNQTVMALLTEKAKVRHIKTALVFPSLAGTRLDPNHLRRALRPAMAKAGIVNCHFHDLRHTFATRLVQAGVDLYKVQRLLGHKSPLMTQRYAHHYPESLRDGVEILDRRSHRDTKMTTVLRVSESAVVQVVEKMVGDTGIEPVASSV, from the coding sequence ATGGGGCTCGTTAAGCGAGGGAATATTTGGTGGATGAATATTGTGTTTCAAGGGAAACGAATTCGCCGGTCGACAGGGTCATCGAATCGAGCCTTGGCTGACGCCATCATGGCGAAGGTGAAGGTGCAATTAATCGAGGGACAGTATTTCGATCGAGCGGAGGAACAGTCTCGGACCTTCGCGGAATTGATGGATCGTTTTGAGCGAGAACATCTCGTGAAATTAGCCAGCCGACAAACTGGACAAGCCTTCCTGAAGCGTTTCCGGGCCTTCTTCGGAGATCGGACGCTTGGCGAGATTACCCCTAAGCTGATCGTGGAGTATAAAAGTCGACGGTATGCTGCCGGGGTGAAACCTGCCTCGATCAATCGGGAGCTGACCTGTCTCAGAAAGGCCTTCAGCCTGGCGAAGCGGGAGTGGGAATGGTGCCGAGACAATCCCGTCAGTCGCGTGTCTCTCGAAAAGGGCGTGACGAAACGAGACCGCTGGCTGATGGAGGATGAAGAGGCGCGATTGCTCGATGCCTGTCCGTCCTGGTTACGCGAGCTCGTGGTGTTCGCGCTGCATAGCGGGATGCGGTTGGGCGAGATCCTGTCACTGACCTGGAACGGCGTGGATCTGTTTCGGAAAACTGCGACCGTGTTTGAGTCCAAAAACGGGGAGCGGCGGACAGTGCCATTGAACCAGACGGTAATGGCGCTCCTGACGGAGAAGGCCAAGGTGCGGCATATCAAAACCGCGCTGGTCTTTCCCAGTCTCGCCGGGACACGGTTAGATCCCAACCATCTGCGACGGGCGTTGCGGCCTGCGATGGCCAAAGCGGGGATTGTGAACTGCCATTTCCATGATCTCCGCCACACCTTTGCAACGCGGCTGGTCCAGGCGGGAGTCGATCTCTACAAGGTGCAACGGCTCCTCGGGCACAAGTCGCCGCTGATGACGCAACGGTATGCGCATCATTACCCGGAAAGCCTGCGAGATGGAGTGGAGATTCTGGACCGACGGTCACACCGTGACACAAAAATGACCACAGTGTTGCGCGTGTCAGAGAGTGCTGTCGTGCAAGTGGTTGAAAAAATGGTGGGCGATACAGGTATCGAACCTGTGGCCTCTTCCGTGTGA